One region of Micromonospora ureilytica genomic DNA includes:
- a CDS encoding CBM96 family carbohydrate-binding protein, producing the protein MIQRRAVLRLPFLVGAAGALPLIEQAPAYAATARPCLLVATADFAALRARAATEPWLSWRADAIGRAGSMRFDGGLPDGDRAKRIAHIAGYCSLAYVLELEDAPQNAAAHATKILDMIDHLQDEIDSKPVDRTNWSLTVPPSNALFHLVLGLDVIHSSLTPAQQVRAEGQLGEIAANFANYAAFPSWTAAPVGAHGTWLAYRVSGGNTSDQAALGVAIQKLRSVLTEQSVPSGAGLGGATYVGNRLGSSGDRDSKSYFVDVLSREPGLYQNVPGYINFYQDPAHRLRMEYYAGYLTTPVTRRVPRRRLSADADITVRGGQHATVVDGVSGTLVVKVDTPDFTRESYVRFNLNGITAAEVHQVRLRLHVKDVGSAGCTVEIVRARGTWEDLSPEMAEKTSWDDRPQSARSLGTWPDLQVGAVRELNVTDAVKEALTEGARTFAIGLRSTLAGAERSVQFHSRQAENDFSDLVPKLIINTTSDEYDRDEYTFGDSATTDGAVSRSARSYSAGKFETTAETGAAWSLNRVTTKPLPLLTTYALTEQVPRPGAAVPSRIFQGAGAWFLQNSHDHRALAGALWNASKAGDGHQHRDTNSLHLTAYGEHALRNSGYVGAGKAVAGFSHVMIRDLAVLSNTALIGYPDFPDDFAPPTVNNHQQSFGSGIVEDLLWGGVDYANGDSGTALANGRHRRSLVFLHPNSDTQGYWVIFDELVPTTAGTPVCVAWHPNSRSDPATGPALKDYTFDLDVEPRTTSHVKLNVFLGTPPQSASLRYGPLADWADSHQGRYLLVHYPAPTGTQKNVVTVLFPFDDSHDKAILNRVTGTGYSGATITHARGYTDCALESSGAVMVTLKNVTWQGWAAWYRTSNGDDPTQVEVPQYLVRKGSSLRWRDYGFTTTSYLSISARGKGGRVVNPTGSPISVTLYHPGLTMVRLGGVPAPQVAAGIGWRTVTVKSGSHVFELVTA; encoded by the coding sequence ATGATTCAGCGTCGGGCCGTCCTGCGTCTGCCGTTTCTGGTCGGAGCCGCTGGGGCGTTGCCCCTGATCGAGCAGGCACCGGCCTACGCGGCCACCGCACGCCCGTGCCTGCTCGTCGCGACCGCCGACTTCGCGGCCCTGCGCGCAAGGGCTGCCACCGAACCATGGCTGAGCTGGAGGGCCGACGCCATCGGACGCGCCGGTTCGATGAGATTCGACGGCGGCCTGCCGGACGGGGATCGTGCGAAACGGATCGCGCACATCGCGGGATACTGCTCGCTCGCGTACGTCCTGGAGCTTGAGGATGCGCCCCAGAACGCCGCCGCCCACGCCACGAAGATCCTTGACATGATCGACCACCTGCAGGACGAGATCGACAGCAAGCCAGTTGACCGCACCAACTGGTCCCTCACCGTCCCTCCGAGCAATGCTCTGTTCCACCTCGTCCTCGGCCTGGACGTCATCCACTCGTCGTTGACACCAGCTCAACAGGTGCGCGCCGAGGGGCAGCTGGGCGAGATCGCCGCGAATTTCGCAAACTACGCCGCCTTCCCGTCCTGGACGGCGGCACCGGTTGGCGCCCACGGCACGTGGCTCGCGTACCGGGTGTCCGGAGGCAACACCTCGGACCAGGCGGCGCTCGGTGTGGCCATCCAGAAGTTGCGGAGTGTCCTGACCGAGCAGAGCGTTCCCAGCGGGGCCGGGCTCGGTGGGGCGACCTACGTCGGCAATCGCCTCGGCTCGTCGGGCGACCGCGACTCGAAGTCGTACTTCGTCGACGTGCTGAGCCGTGAGCCTGGGCTTTACCAGAATGTGCCCGGCTACATCAACTTCTACCAGGATCCGGCGCACCGACTGCGGATGGAGTACTACGCGGGCTACCTGACCACACCGGTCACCCGCCGTGTGCCCCGCCGTCGCCTGTCCGCCGACGCCGACATCACCGTCCGCGGCGGGCAACACGCCACAGTGGTCGACGGCGTCTCGGGGACGCTTGTCGTCAAGGTGGACACTCCCGACTTCACTCGGGAGAGCTACGTCCGGTTCAACCTCAACGGCATCACCGCTGCCGAGGTGCACCAGGTTCGGCTGCGGCTGCACGTGAAGGATGTCGGCTCGGCCGGGTGCACCGTCGAGATCGTGCGGGCGAGGGGCACCTGGGAGGACCTCAGCCCGGAGATGGCCGAGAAGACCAGCTGGGACGACAGGCCGCAGAGTGCCCGATCGCTCGGCACCTGGCCGGACCTGCAGGTCGGCGCGGTTCGGGAGCTGAACGTCACCGACGCGGTGAAGGAGGCCCTGACCGAGGGCGCCCGCACGTTCGCGATAGGTCTGCGCTCGACCCTGGCCGGCGCGGAGCGATCAGTGCAGTTCCACTCGCGGCAGGCCGAGAACGACTTCTCCGACCTGGTACCGAAGTTGATCATCAACACCACGAGCGACGAATACGATCGAGACGAATACACCTTCGGCGACAGCGCCACCACGGATGGTGCGGTTTCCCGGTCTGCCCGCTCCTACAGCGCCGGCAAGTTCGAGACCACCGCAGAGACAGGAGCCGCATGGAGCCTGAATCGGGTGACCACCAAGCCGCTGCCACTCCTCACCACCTACGCGCTGACCGAGCAGGTGCCCAGGCCAGGCGCCGCGGTGCCGAGCCGGATCTTCCAGGGCGCCGGTGCCTGGTTCCTACAGAACAGTCACGACCATCGGGCTCTTGCCGGAGCTTTGTGGAACGCCAGCAAGGCCGGTGACGGCCACCAGCACCGCGATACCAATTCGCTGCACCTGACCGCGTACGGCGAACATGCCCTTCGCAACTCGGGATACGTCGGCGCCGGCAAGGCGGTCGCTGGTTTCAGCCACGTGATGATCCGCGACTTGGCGGTGCTGAGCAACACCGCACTGATCGGCTATCCGGACTTCCCGGACGACTTCGCACCCCCCACGGTCAACAACCACCAGCAGTCGTTCGGCAGCGGAATCGTCGAGGATCTGCTCTGGGGCGGGGTCGACTATGCCAATGGGGACTCCGGCACGGCCCTGGCGAACGGCAGGCACCGTCGCAGTCTCGTCTTCCTCCACCCCAACAGCGACACCCAGGGGTACTGGGTGATCTTCGACGAGCTGGTACCGACGACTGCCGGCACACCGGTGTGCGTGGCCTGGCACCCCAACTCCAGGTCGGACCCGGCGACCGGTCCGGCGCTGAAGGACTACACCTTCGACCTCGACGTCGAGCCCCGTACCACCTCGCACGTCAAGCTGAACGTCTTCCTCGGCACACCCCCACAGAGCGCCTCCCTGAGGTACGGCCCGCTGGCCGACTGGGCCGACAGCCATCAGGGCAGGTACCTCCTCGTGCACTACCCGGCGCCGACCGGCACGCAGAAGAACGTCGTCACCGTGCTGTTTCCGTTCGACGACAGCCACGACAAGGCGATTCTGAACCGTGTCACGGGCACCGGGTATTCCGGCGCGACCATCACGCACGCACGTGGCTACACCGATTGCGCGTTGGAATCGAGCGGCGCCGTCATGGTCACCCTCAAGAATGTGACCTGGCAGGGCTGGGCAGCCTGGTACAGGACCAGCAACGGGGACGACCCGACCCAGGTCGAGGTCCCGCAGTACCTCGTACGCAAGGGATCGTCGCTGCGGTGGCGCGACTACGGCTTCACGACCACGTCGTACCTGAGTATCTCGGCGAGGGGCAAGGGCGGCCGTGTGGTCAACCCGACCGGGTCTCCCATCTCCGTCACGCTCTATCACCCAGGGCTCACGATGGTCCGCCTCGGCGGCGTTCCCGCCCCTCAGGTCGCCGCGGGCATCGGCTGGCGGACCGTCACGGTGAAATCCGGCAGCCACGTGTTCGAGTTGGTCACGGCCTGA
- a CDS encoding GNAT family N-acetyltransferase — protein MRIRKAQPDDAPGVVALRTIVYPYLVRGVESTRKMIAEPPPEEGWTAFVAEVDRQVVGWVSAQRSGWTSTPNFGEVSMLHVHPEHRRCGVGTALLTTATDHLRQLGVRRIRAMAQTDGLPFARRHGYEPSREVRYSALDLDPAPALPELPQGVRLLPISDLDPHLLYAADVASAADEPSDVPVDSISYESWQYDVWDNLGLDKSASTAAQLDGEVAAFSLVKRDGDRMWSDFTDTIPAYRGRGLARLTKTAALHRAAANGVRVAYTSNDEANAPMLAINARLGYRPVASQWTCLADVT, from the coding sequence ATGCGCATTCGTAAGGCGCAGCCGGACGACGCTCCGGGCGTGGTGGCACTGCGGACGATCGTCTACCCGTACCTGGTACGCGGGGTCGAGTCGACCCGGAAGATGATCGCCGAGCCCCCACCCGAGGAGGGCTGGACCGCCTTCGTGGCCGAGGTCGACCGCCAGGTGGTCGGCTGGGTGTCGGCGCAACGCTCGGGCTGGACCTCAACGCCGAACTTCGGGGAGGTCTCGATGCTGCACGTGCACCCGGAACACCGGAGGTGCGGCGTCGGCACGGCGCTGCTGACCACCGCCACCGACCACCTCCGCCAACTGGGAGTCCGCCGGATCCGTGCCATGGCCCAGACGGACGGGCTGCCGTTCGCCCGCCGACACGGCTACGAGCCCAGCCGCGAGGTGCGCTACTCGGCGCTCGACCTCGACCCGGCGCCCGCGCTACCCGAGCTCCCCCAGGGCGTACGGCTGCTGCCGATCTCCGACCTGGACCCGCACCTGCTGTACGCCGCGGACGTGGCCTCGGCAGCCGACGAGCCGAGCGACGTGCCAGTCGACTCGATCAGCTACGAGAGCTGGCAGTACGACGTCTGGGACAACCTCGGCTTGGACAAGTCTGCCAGCACTGCCGCCCAACTCGATGGTGAGGTCGCCGCCTTCAGCCTGGTGAAGCGAGACGGGGACCGGATGTGGTCGGACTTCACCGACACCATCCCGGCCTACCGGGGGCGGGGCCTCGCCCGACTCACCAAGACCGCAGCGCTGCACCGGGCCGCCGCGAACGGCGTGCGCGTCGCGTACACGTCGAACGACGAGGCGAACGCGCCGATGCTGGCGATCAACGCCCGGCTGGGCTACCGACCGGTGGCATCCCAGTGGACCTGCCTGGCCGACGTGACCTGA
- a CDS encoding LacI family DNA-binding transcriptional regulator, with protein sequence MTTAQRPTLEAVAARAGVSRATVSRVVNGSTTVAEPIREAVTRAVAELGYVPNLAARSLVTQRTDSIALVMPEAATRVFSDDQVFPGIIRGVSQELEAADKQLVLMLAGSPAGHHRVERYTTGRHVDGVLFASLHGADPLPGTLARLGIPVVVSGRPLGDVPVPYVDVDHVGGVTAAVRHMIDNGRRRIATIAGPQDMVAGIERLSGYRNTVTDAGLPELIAIGDFTRESGSAAMRRLLTEHPDLDGVFAASDLMAHAALRTLREAGRRVPDDVAVVGFDDIETAAYTEPPLTTVRQPIVELGRRMTRQLLRLAAGETIEQSIMLPTELIRRASA encoded by the coding sequence ATGACGACGGCGCAGCGGCCGACGCTCGAAGCGGTGGCAGCGCGGGCCGGGGTGTCCCGCGCCACCGTGTCCCGGGTGGTCAACGGCTCCACCACCGTCGCCGAACCGATCCGCGAGGCGGTCACCCGGGCGGTCGCCGAGTTGGGGTACGTCCCCAACCTCGCCGCCCGCAGCCTGGTCACCCAGCGCACCGATTCGATCGCCCTGGTCATGCCGGAGGCGGCCACCCGGGTCTTCTCCGACGACCAGGTCTTCCCCGGCATCATCCGGGGCGTCAGCCAGGAGTTGGAGGCGGCCGACAAGCAACTGGTGCTGATGCTCGCCGGCTCGCCGGCCGGGCACCATCGGGTCGAGCGGTACACCACCGGCCGGCACGTGGACGGTGTGCTCTTCGCGTCCCTGCACGGCGCCGACCCGCTGCCCGGCACACTGGCCCGACTCGGCATCCCGGTGGTGGTCAGCGGTCGGCCGCTCGGCGACGTGCCCGTCCCGTACGTCGACGTCGACCACGTGGGCGGAGTGACGGCGGCCGTCCGGCACATGATCGACAACGGTCGCCGACGGATCGCGACAATCGCCGGGCCACAGGACATGGTCGCCGGAATCGAACGGCTCAGCGGCTACCGCAACACGGTCACCGATGCGGGCCTGCCCGAGCTGATCGCCATCGGTGACTTCACCCGGGAATCCGGGTCGGCGGCGATGCGCCGCCTGCTCACCGAGCATCCCGACCTCGACGGCGTCTTCGCCGCCTCCGACCTCATGGCGCACGCCGCCCTGCGGACGCTGCGCGAGGCCGGTCGGCGGGTGCCCGACGACGTGGCGGTGGTCGGCTTCGACGACATCGAGACCGCCGCCTACACCGAGCCGCCGCTGACCACGGTCCGGCAGCCGATCGTGGAACTCGGCCGCCGGATGACCCGACAACTGCTCCGGCTGGCCGCCGGGGAAACCATCGAGCAGTCGATCATGCTCCCCACCGAACTGATCCGCCGCGCCTCCGCCTGA
- a CDS encoding GH1 family beta-glucosidase — protein MNEIRFPEHFLWGAATAAYQIEGAARDDGRGPSIWDTFSRTPGKVYQGHTGDVACDHYHRYADDVALMAELGLRAYRFSVAWPRIQPDGTGPANPRGLDFYDRLTDALLDRGIDPIVTLYHWDLPQALGDRGGWTNRDTAEHFATYATAVYARLGDRIDVWTTLNEPWCSAYLGYANGLHAPGEQDGAAAFTAVHHLLLGHGLAARALRAAGARSVGVTVNPADVRPADPQSAADAAAVRLVDGLHNRIFLDPLLAGGYPDDVREHVARIVEPTFIRDGDEKLIAAPIDLLGINYYAPSYVAGRPDGAGNGAYPGTEGAVHFLPPAGPLTDMGWMIEPAGLTRLLERIAADYPGVPLLITENGAAFPDKPGADSPDGPAQVIDADRIAYLDGHLRAAHEAISRGVDLRGYLVWSFLDNFEWAEGYRKRFGIVHVDYLTQRRTPKASARWYQEVISRNGL, from the coding sequence GTGAACGAGATCCGTTTTCCCGAGCATTTCCTCTGGGGGGCGGCCACCGCCGCGTACCAGATCGAGGGTGCGGCCCGCGACGACGGTCGCGGTCCGTCCATCTGGGACACCTTCAGCCGTACGCCGGGCAAGGTGTACCAGGGCCACACCGGCGACGTCGCCTGCGACCACTACCACCGGTACGCCGACGACGTGGCACTGATGGCCGAGCTGGGCCTTCGGGCGTACCGGTTCTCGGTCGCCTGGCCACGGATCCAGCCCGACGGCACCGGCCCCGCCAACCCGCGTGGGCTGGACTTCTACGACCGGCTCACGGATGCGCTGCTGGATCGGGGAATCGACCCGATCGTCACCCTCTACCACTGGGACCTGCCGCAGGCCCTCGGTGACCGGGGTGGCTGGACCAACCGGGACACCGCCGAACACTTCGCCACCTACGCCACCGCCGTGTACGCGCGCCTCGGCGACCGGATCGACGTGTGGACCACACTCAACGAGCCGTGGTGCTCGGCCTACCTCGGTTACGCCAACGGCCTGCACGCTCCGGGCGAGCAGGACGGGGCGGCGGCCTTCACCGCCGTACACCATCTGCTGTTGGGGCACGGCCTGGCGGCGCGGGCGCTGCGGGCCGCCGGCGCGCGCAGCGTGGGCGTCACCGTCAACCCGGCCGACGTACGCCCGGCCGACCCGCAGAGCGCGGCCGACGCCGCCGCGGTGCGCCTGGTCGACGGCCTGCACAACCGGATCTTCCTCGATCCGCTGCTGGCCGGCGGCTACCCGGACGACGTCCGCGAGCACGTGGCCCGGATCGTCGAGCCGACGTTCATCCGCGACGGCGACGAGAAGCTCATCGCCGCCCCGATCGACCTGCTCGGCATCAACTACTACGCCCCGAGTTACGTGGCCGGGCGGCCCGACGGCGCCGGCAACGGCGCGTACCCGGGCACCGAGGGCGCCGTGCACTTCCTCCCGCCGGCCGGGCCGCTCACCGACATGGGATGGATGATCGAGCCGGCCGGGCTCACCCGGCTGCTGGAGCGGATCGCCGCCGACTACCCAGGTGTGCCGCTGCTAATCACCGAGAACGGTGCCGCATTCCCCGACAAACCCGGCGCCGACTCGCCCGACGGTCCGGCGCAGGTGATCGACGCCGATCGCATCGCCTACCTCGACGGGCACCTCCGTGCGGCGCACGAAGCGATCTCCCGGGGCGTGGACCTGCGCGGTTATCTCGTATGGTCATTCCTGGACAACTTCGAGTGGGCGGAGGGTTACCGCAAGCGGTTCGGGATCGTGCACGTCGACTACCTGACCCAGCGGCGCACACCGAAGGCCAGCGCCCGGTGGTACCAGGAGGTGATCTCCCGGAACGGGCTGTGA
- a CDS encoding carbohydrate ABC transporter permease — translation MSRLWRASPLTYLALVVAAGLSVFPIWWMFVVASRSSDAMGQLPPPVTPGGNLGANIARLFDNTDAYFLTGLINSAIVATTVTVSVVFFSSLAGFAFAKLRFRGRNAMLLVIIATMMVPTQLGVIPLYLLMTRLQWNDRLPAVIVPALVTGFGVFMMRQYAGQAVSDELIEAARIDGCGTARIWWHVVLPALRPAAAVLGLLTFMTTWNDFLWPYAVLNDPANPTVQLSLRALSDGYYQDMSQVFTGTAIATLPLLLVFVLFGRQIIGGIMEGAVKA, via the coding sequence ATGAGCCGGCTCTGGCGGGCCAGCCCGCTCACCTACCTCGCCCTGGTCGTCGCCGCCGGCCTGTCGGTCTTTCCGATCTGGTGGATGTTCGTGGTGGCCAGCCGATCCAGCGACGCGATGGGGCAACTACCGCCACCGGTGACGCCGGGCGGCAACCTGGGCGCCAACATCGCCCGACTGTTCGACAACACCGACGCGTACTTCCTCACCGGCCTGATCAACTCGGCGATCGTGGCCACCACTGTCACAGTGTCCGTGGTGTTCTTCTCCAGCCTGGCCGGCTTCGCCTTCGCCAAGCTGCGGTTCCGCGGCCGCAACGCCATGCTGCTCGTCATCATCGCCACCATGATGGTGCCGACCCAACTCGGCGTGATCCCGCTGTATCTCCTGATGACCCGACTGCAGTGGAACGACCGGCTGCCCGCGGTCATCGTGCCGGCCCTGGTCACCGGGTTCGGGGTGTTCATGATGCGGCAGTACGCCGGCCAGGCGGTCAGTGACGAGCTGATCGAGGCCGCCCGGATCGACGGCTGTGGCACCGCCCGGATCTGGTGGCACGTCGTGCTGCCCGCCCTGCGTCCCGCCGCCGCCGTCCTCGGTCTACTCACCTTCATGACCACCTGGAACGACTTCCTCTGGCCGTACGCTGTATTGAACGATCCGGCGAATCCGACAGTGCAACTGTCCCTTCGAGCATTGTCGGACGGGTATTACCAGGACATGTCGCAGGTGTTCACCGGAACTGCCATCGCGACGCTGCCCCTGCTACTGGTCTTCGTGTTGTTCGGCCGGCAGATCATCGGCGGAATCATGGAAGGTGCGGTCAAGGCGTGA
- a CDS encoding carbohydrate ABC transporter permease, with product MTVQLDARPPVVPAPQRSSGRLSRLDTQLSPYLYIAPFFLLFAVFGVYPLAYTFWVSLHDWDLLGADHPFVGAENYTRLLADADFWHALVNTLGIFVISTVPQLLAALWMANLLNRGLRARTGWRMAVLVPNVTSTAAVAIVFGVIFGREFGMINWLLDLVGLDAIGWKSNRFASWVAISAMVDWRWTGYNALILLAAMQAIPRDLYEAAAIDGANRVRQFWSVTVPLLKPTIIFCAIIATIGGLQLFTEPRLFHSGTNPIRGGPMRESQTLTMYMFENAFAPHYNFGYGSAVAWLLFALIAIVAAVNVLLLRRLGGDRRQKGAAR from the coding sequence ATGACCGTCCAGCTCGACGCCCGCCCGCCGGTCGTACCGGCACCCCAGCGCTCGTCAGGTCGGCTCAGCCGGCTCGACACCCAACTCTCGCCGTACCTCTACATCGCCCCGTTCTTCCTGCTCTTCGCGGTCTTCGGGGTCTACCCACTGGCGTACACCTTCTGGGTGTCGCTGCACGACTGGGACCTGCTCGGCGCCGACCATCCCTTCGTGGGGGCGGAGAACTACACCCGGCTGCTGGCCGACGCCGACTTCTGGCACGCGCTTGTCAACACGCTGGGGATCTTCGTCATCTCGACAGTGCCGCAGTTGCTCGCCGCGCTCTGGATGGCCAACCTGCTCAACCGTGGCCTGCGCGCCCGCACCGGTTGGCGGATGGCGGTGCTCGTCCCCAACGTCACGTCCACCGCAGCGGTGGCGATCGTGTTCGGGGTGATCTTCGGCCGCGAGTTCGGCATGATCAACTGGCTGCTCGACCTGGTCGGGTTGGACGCGATCGGCTGGAAGTCCAACCGGTTCGCCTCCTGGGTGGCGATCTCCGCCATGGTCGACTGGCGGTGGACCGGCTACAACGCGCTGATCCTGCTGGCCGCGATGCAGGCCATCCCCCGTGACCTGTACGAGGCGGCGGCGATCGACGGCGCCAACCGGGTCCGACAGTTCTGGTCGGTCACCGTGCCGCTGCTCAAACCGACGATCATCTTCTGCGCCATCATCGCCACCATCGGCGGACTGCAGCTCTTCACGGAGCCCCGGCTGTTCCACTCCGGCACCAACCCGATCCGGGGCGGCCCGATGCGCGAGTCGCAGACGCTGACCATGTACATGTTCGAGAACGCCTTCGCGCCGCACTACAACTTCGGGTACGGCTCGGCGGTGGCCTGGCTGCTCTTCGCACTCATCGCGATCGTCGCGGCGGTCAACGTGCTGCTCCTGCGCCGCCTCGGCGGCGACCGCCGGCAGAAGGGAGCGGCGCGATGA
- a CDS encoding ABC transporter substrate-binding protein gives MAVFPRRRHAAVALAAAAALLVTAGCGGGNEPGDGKITLTVDVFGQFGYEQLYQDYMAANPDVKIVERGTGTNLDEYSPKLTQWLAAGRGAGDVVAIEEGLLVEYKANPANFVNLLDHGAADLKGNFLEWKWNAGLTADGKQLIGLGTDVGGIAICYRKDLFEKAGLPTERDAVSKLWPTWPDYITTGERFTAAKTGASFLDGATNTFNTILLQTAGNTTGYSYYDTSGNLVVDSNPSVRQAWDTTMDIIDSGLSGKYGSWSEEWVSAFKQSKFATIACPAWMTGVIEANAGTAAQGKWDIARVPGNGGNWGGSHLAVPKQSKHQAEAIELAKFLTSAKGQIGAFKAKGPLPSSPQALDDPAITGATNAYFSGAPVGAIFGTGAKSLKPVYMGPKNQAVRTEVENAVRTVELGQRSPAQGWTDAVSNAKKAAAK, from the coding sequence ATGGCTGTCTTCCCGCGCCGCCGCCACGCCGCGGTGGCCCTCGCCGCCGCCGCCGCCCTGCTCGTCACCGCTGGCTGCGGCGGCGGCAACGAGCCGGGCGACGGAAAGATCACCCTGACCGTCGACGTCTTCGGCCAGTTCGGCTACGAGCAGCTCTACCAGGACTACATGGCCGCGAACCCCGACGTGAAGATCGTCGAGCGCGGCACCGGCACCAACCTCGACGAGTACTCGCCGAAGCTGACCCAGTGGCTCGCCGCCGGCCGAGGCGCCGGCGACGTGGTGGCCATCGAGGAGGGGCTGCTGGTCGAGTACAAGGCCAATCCGGCGAACTTCGTCAACCTGCTGGACCACGGCGCCGCCGACCTCAAGGGCAACTTCCTGGAGTGGAAGTGGAACGCCGGCCTGACCGCCGACGGCAAGCAGCTCATCGGCCTCGGGACCGACGTCGGCGGCATCGCCATCTGCTACCGCAAGGACCTCTTCGAGAAGGCCGGCCTGCCCACCGAGCGGGACGCCGTCTCCAAGCTCTGGCCCACCTGGCCGGACTACATCACCACCGGCGAGCGGTTCACCGCTGCGAAGACCGGCGCGTCCTTCCTCGACGGGGCGACCAACACCTTCAACACCATCCTGTTGCAGACCGCTGGGAACACGACCGGCTACAGCTACTACGACACCAGCGGCAACCTGGTCGTCGACAGCAACCCATCGGTACGGCAGGCGTGGGACACCACAATGGACATCATCGACTCGGGCCTGTCCGGAAAGTACGGCTCCTGGTCGGAGGAGTGGGTCTCCGCCTTCAAGCAGTCGAAGTTCGCCACCATCGCCTGCCCCGCCTGGATGACAGGCGTCATCGAGGCCAACGCCGGCACGGCCGCCCAGGGCAAGTGGGACATCGCCCGGGTACCCGGCAACGGCGGCAACTGGGGTGGATCGCACCTCGCCGTGCCCAAGCAGAGCAAGCACCAGGCCGAGGCGATCGAGCTGGCCAAGTTCCTGACCAGCGCCAAGGGGCAGATCGGGGCGTTCAAGGCCAAGGGGCCGCTGCCCTCCTCGCCGCAGGCGCTCGACGACCCGGCGATCACCGGCGCGACCAACGCGTACTTCTCGGGGGCACCGGTCGGCGCCATCTTCGGCACCGGCGCGAAGAGCTTGAAGCCGGTCTACATGGGCCCGAAGAACCAGGCCGTACGGACCGAGGTGGAGAACGCCGTACGGACCGTGGAGCTGGGCCAGCGCAGCCCCGCGCAGGGCTGGACCGACGCGGTGTCCAACGCGAAGAAGGCCGCCGCCAAGTAG
- a CDS encoding maleylpyruvate isomerase family mycothiol-dependent enzyme: MSRLQGSKDFWIGALRTEGPAFAAAVSEAPPEAPVLSCPGWTVNDLTLHMAGIYHWVSSFAGSGQTSQPPRREKIEADPGVNALQLWQQGYDRVMALFDGLDPEAPAWNWAPQPKRAGFWPRRMAHETAVHRWDAQLAIGAGDPVEAKLAADGVSEVLDTWLPAGRRQVPGDWHGVVQLCATDAAQEWYLRLRGEGVALLDTATIFDHDDHHARAQVSGTASDLLLALWGRVSFETLDVVGDSTLLDGLRTG; encoded by the coding sequence ATGAGCAGACTGCAGGGCAGCAAGGATTTCTGGATCGGGGCGCTCCGGACGGAGGGTCCGGCTTTCGCGGCAGCGGTGAGCGAGGCGCCGCCGGAGGCACCGGTGCTGTCCTGTCCGGGCTGGACGGTCAACGACCTCACACTGCACATGGCCGGCATCTACCACTGGGTTTCGTCGTTCGCCGGTTCCGGCCAGACCAGCCAACCGCCCCGGCGGGAGAAGATCGAGGCCGACCCGGGCGTGAACGCGCTCCAGCTGTGGCAGCAGGGGTACGACCGGGTGATGGCCCTGTTCGATGGGCTCGACCCGGAGGCCCCGGCGTGGAACTGGGCCCCACAGCCGAAGAGGGCCGGTTTCTGGCCGCGTCGGATGGCGCACGAGACGGCTGTGCACCGCTGGGACGCCCAGCTCGCCATCGGGGCCGGTGACCCGGTGGAGGCGAAGCTCGCGGCCGACGGGGTGAGCGAGGTGCTGGACACCTGGCTGCCCGCGGGCCGGCGGCAGGTGCCGGGTGACTGGCACGGGGTGGTGCAGCTCTGTGCGACCGATGCGGCCCAGGAGTGGTATCTGCGGCTGCGCGGTGAGGGGGTGGCGCTGCTCGACACCGCGACCATCTTCGACCACGACGATCACCACGCCCGCGCTCAGGTCAGTGGCACCGCGAGCGACCTGCTGTTGGCGCTGTGGGGGCGGGTGAGTTTCGAGACGTTGGACGTCGTCGGCGACAGCACCCTGTTGGACGGTCTGCGCACCGGCTGA